GTCTGTAATTAGCTCAAATTGTAAGGCAATATGTATGCACGTGTATATTTTCAGAACCTTGTgccatttttctgtattatctAGCCAGATGGAGGCCTGATAGCTGTGAAGACCAATGCTTTCATCCTGATTGCTACTTACGAAGTGGGCATGTATCCCAGCGTGTGCGTGgaagctgtggagaaactcgGTAAGAGAAATGAATGCATCTATGTGCCTCCATGTCAGTGTTTCATTTACTGGCTCTGCTCTCGCACACAGTGTCAAAAGTTAATCTGACAAACTACCAAAATCTTGGGAACTGAATACAGGCTTGGGTTATTCCTGCATGGCTAAACCCTCTCCAGTCATCACATCCCACGTGTTCCAAAGCCTCCAGGGGTGTGAACAGGTTGCAGAATGCTCTTTTGCCTTGGCCTTTGTGGTACAAGTTTTCTGTTAGTTACACTTGAAGACAGTGGGACCTGACAGCCACATCTCATTGACCTCATACAACTAATCCTTACTCAGTGTCTCCTGCACACATCCTTTGGGCATTATCCTTGATATTCTGATTCACAGTCCACTTCTTCAAAGACAGTTTTGCTCTCTAAGGGTTTCaaactttcttcctctgcctagTCACCTTTCCTACATGTGAATCTTGAGACATCATGaagttttgtttcctctctcaTGCTTTGTGCCACAGTTACAAAGTACCTCTTCTCTAACAAAAGTGcccatttccttccctcttctgccGAAGTTTCCTTTGTGTGCCCTCTCAAGATTCTCTCTCTTGGGTTCAGTGTGTTAAAGACTTAGTGTTACCATCTCTTTGTTCCCCATTTGAGAATATTGCAAAACTTTGCAGACAAGCTGCGGAATCCCGATAGCATCTCAAACGTAGTTTTCTCTTTGGGTGGAGATGCTGGCAAGGATTAAACCAGGGAGATAAATAACAGCTACACATCTTATTGCTGTAGTATATGGCTGACTATATCAAGTATACAATCATTCTGTCACATCATCCAGATGGATAAAATGCATGAGAGCTGATAGCCCTGCTGATATAGCCTCAGCCTCAATAGCCCTGATTTTCAGTGTGGAGACAGAGGTATTtctaaggaatattttttagaCCAACAAGCTCCATCTTAACCTTTGGATATGTTCATCTCATTTCACTGAATAGGAATGAAATTCTAGACCCATTTTTCTCCTAGCATTTGTTCCTCACTTAGGTGTCTACAAGTAAGTGGAAATAACTTGTGTTTTGACTAAGCTTTTTTAGTCTGGAATGAGCTATAAGACTGTCAGTAATAAATTCTTCATCAAACCTTTTTCAAAAGGTTTTTATAATTTGAAAGCTATGATCAAGAGCAGTTTTCCTGAGTAAAGTCTAAAGTCTAGTCAACATGTTTCCAGGGCCAGATTTCCAATGGTTTTGACAATGCATATATTTTGGAGTTCTTGCTGTTCTGGATGATTTCtctctgaagagaaaacaaaatggcattagcttttctttgcatcttaAGGAGATTTCTGCAAATGACTTAAGTTTAAAGTGGTCAGTGTTTATTCTGTAGAACAGGTAATACCTTATGAACATATGTAccagtatttttaatgtgcaGCTATAAATGCTGATATCTGTTCTTCTGATTACACGCTGAGGTGGATCTGAGCTTGAAAAAAGTATCTCTATTACAGCAAATCTGTGTATGACTTTAATCATATTTTActgattgtattttatttgcttattttttattttttatttccttgtgttCTTATAGCAGACTACTTTAGAGACAAGGGTAGCTGAATCAGCAGAAACCTTGAACTTCATCAAgctcagaaggaaaacaagtatAGATGTTTGATGCGTTATCCAACTCCAGCAAGCACCTGCTGTTTTACCACACTCCAACTGCAGAGCGAAGGCtgtttccccattttttttttttaacaactctTGAAGGTTCACTGCTCCCAAGAGGACTACCTTATGCATGTATCACCCAAGTTTTCAAACAGAATTGAGAGTGATGTCCTCAAGATTTGGCTTAGGATGCTTTCCTTAATCTTTTGAATGTTGTCTTTTAGCCTGTTTCTAGATAAGAAAATTATTCATCTCCCTGAGCAAAGTAACTTCGCTCAGAGCATTTCTCTCAGCTATGTAGCATCACAGACCCAAGGGACTAAGGAAATTGTTACATTAACAGATTTTCAGTTTGCCCTGCATGCCCTTGaatattggaaataaaatacatttttcacatcAGTTTGCTCTGTCACTGACTGTTatagaaagttattttaatctGCAGTGGACTGCAAAGTTCTGTGAGGACTGGGGAGGAGGGACAACGTTCCTACCAGGCTATAATCAGACTGTGTATGCTGTAAGACATCAAATAATTCACACTTGGGTGAACCCCTTACTGTTCAGACAACAACTGAGCTATTTCACCAGCTGAAGACCAGGTTCAGGAAGACCAGGCCCCATGATCTTCTcatctgcagaaacaaattAGCTACTAGCCCTTGGAGTCGTGTGAGaacacaatattttttcctaaatttgtttctaaattaatctagtttcaaataaaaatttaaatgtctgAGTCCCAAAATATCCAAATcaataggaaaagaaatcccCAGAAGAATCCCACAAATGGACAGCCAGATGAAAAATGAtaccatttttaaatgctttgaaatgcCAGTTTTATTCCCTGACAACTCCGAAATACTCGAGAGCTGGCAGCTAGGATATGGAGAAAGGCATAACCTGATGGGAAATGGCAAAGCTCAGCCAAGAGGTGAGAGCGGGCAGCCGAAACAGCAGGTAGAAATGCCGCGGGCTGACAGACACGAGCCAGCAAACTTAGAATGCTGCGGTCTCAAAGGAAGGAGAGCAGACTAAAAGCCTCCTCAGATGGAGCATGAGGGCTGTCACAGCCCAATGTGCCCTTAATGCAACCTATGTTAATCCAGCCTCAGCTATCCAGAGTCCAGAAATCCAAGCAGAGGTTCAATGCTTTGCCCAGGAAGCTACAAACCCGCACCCTGCAGATGCGTGCTCTGCCAGCAGGAGGGTAAAAGCACCAGACCAAACCTCCCTGCGTGCTGGGGGGTGTGGGCGATCTCCACCTCGATGCCAAAGGGAAAAGCTGATTTCTGCCCCGACCTGTGGAATAAACCAGGTCCGTGGGGAGAAATAATTGgtgaaatatttcaggatttCTGACTCTGCTCGCGTCTTTCCCTCCAAGGAAAACACAACCTCTTCCGATTCCACCCCGTGACTTGCTGGGGAATAGCAGGTTGCagagcctggagaggaggaagcgGGGCCAGACTCTGCTCCCAAggacagccagggctgctgccagTGCAGAGGAGCAATTCCCTTCTTTACAGGAAAAAGGTGGGTCACAAACCGTGCTCAGGAACCACGGATCTCCTTAAAACTTGTTTCGGGCCTCTGCTGGCAGATCTGACAGCTTGAAGGTGTCGTGCTTGGAAACTCGGTTCTCAACCTGTGCATTTCTCTGTGCATTTGAAAGCAACGTAGGTATTCATATCGtcactacactttttttttttttggtcttttggTGGGTCTGCTTCTAGCAGCAAAGCATTCAGACAAATGCAGTTTAGTGGACTGATGGAAGAgggacaaaaatgtttttagtgtGTGATTTTTAATTGACTACTTTTGAACAGATTAAGAGGGGGGAAGACCTGTTACAGGGCGGTATCAGATGGATTTCCCACTAAATTTTTGTGCTAATACACACAAATGTTGTGGGACCGGATTGAGTTGTTTagctgaaaacaacaaataGCCAGCCAGTCGAAGAATTAAATGCCTTAAAGTTGTATTTTATGCAGATAGTTGGTAGCAGTTGTTTATTCACCATACAGCAGCCATAGAGCACCACCCTGTGGGGATTTACGCTCCTGGGGGTTCAAGTTTATCATTCCACACCTCCAGCCTTACAACAAATGATTAAGTAAGCACTAAGGCCATCGTGCAAGTGATTTTACAGAGGTCAGTCACGCATTCCACTTCCTTGAAGAGGGCCTGGTTTGCCCTGCACACATCTTTGGGCAGCAGACCTATATGGTGTTCGTACACTGCAAAGTATAGGAACAGACTTTCCCATCATgattctctcttcttcctttatgCTTCCACCCAGGGGAGATTGCTCCAGATTTGATTTTGCCAGGTGGAAAAGGGATTGACATCGCAGCCTTATCTCAACAGCTGCTGGTGGCAAAGCCGAGGAGGCCAGAAACTGTCTGAGGAGATTTTTAGGGAAAATGTTGGCAGCCCATTTTGATTGCCCAGGGGGCCCAGAAAATCTCTATGTGAAAGAAGTGATGAAACCACATCCAGGAGAAGGAGAAGTTCTTGTGAAGGTCTCTGCGAGCGCTCTGAATAGGGCTGATTTACTCCAGGTATGTGTATGTTAAGCAGGTTTATGTATCTGAAAACTACACCGACTTTTCAAGTCCCCCCATTTGAAGTCTTTACAAACCAGAAGAATTAAAAGAGATCGGGCCTGGTGAGCATTTGTATCTGAGACTTCAAAGCAAATCTTCATAGGGCTAAAAGAAGAGATGTCTCTTGATTCAGTAGgtaaaagctttatttatttttttaagaataaaacatACTTAGTAATGAAACAAGAAGCATTGCCAAAGGATAGAAGATCCTTAAATTGCTGAAACATTTACGTAGtccaaaatcataaaatcagGATGAAATAAAAAGACTATTAGGTAGGAggcatgcaaataaaatattgcaggTCATTACGCTCATTGATGTGTGGCTTTTCCTTCCCTACCctctcttttgttctgttttagaGGAGAGGGAAGTATCCTCCCCCCAAAGGAGCAAGTGATATTTTAGGCTTAGAAGCAGCTGGAAGTGTGGCTGGGCTTGGACCTGGCTGCAAGGGCCAGTGGAAGATTGGCGATGCAGTGATGGCTCTGCTCTCCGGAGGTGGCCAGGCAGAATACGTTACGGTACCCGAAGGCTACCTGATGCCAGTTCCAAACGATATGACTTTTATTGAGGCTGCAGCCATTCCCGAAGCCTGGCTAACAgcctttcagctgctgcattttgtaGGTGAGAGGTGCATTTGCAAATCTGTCCCATCAAAACAGCTCgtcttcatttctgttattaaatCCTCTTTGTTGCCCCCATCTGAATGCTGTTTGCCTTTGAAAACCCTTTTCTCTGTCACTCATGTGGGCCTTTTACTTATCTGGCCAGACCCAAATTCTGAAATCTTGACCACAACATACTCTGCTGACTGCGTATATACAAGGAAGGATATGGAAAGATGgccagttttttcttttcatctgtgtttctCAGCTTGAATCGTGATTTCCAGTAAGCCTAAACTCTGAAATAACTTACATGTTCTGCAAACAACTGAATACAAATCCTACTTGTAAAGATTTGTCTTCACTGCAAGCATGACCATATCGTGAATTTTCCTCACTAATTGCATTGTGGAATTACAGTAGACAACATCTACTTGTACCTTGCTTCACAGAGATGTTAACTGTAGGTAACATTCCCTCTGAGCTGATTTAAGAAAGGCATAAGCTTACACTCCTcgtttttaaaatgtactacAGAGGCACTACTAATAGCACTTTCCAGGGCTTTCCTCAGTTGAGAGATAACCTTCTTCTATCTTTTTCAGCAGTGGTACTTAAAAGCTATAATAAAGAACATGAGTTACAAAGAAGTATCTTCCCTCACTACCACAAATTCAGGATTGATTCGAGCTGTGTTGCTTCCAGTGGGTCTGTACTCAATTAGGATGATGTCTCCAGGACTACTAGGTGCCCCACTTCCAGTAGCAATCagtaggaaacaaacaaatgcattaGGGCAAGGTGTAGATGGTAAGATGACAGGTAGAACTGGTCCTCAACAATACCCACCATTTGTGTAGCATTTTTCCACTGCTAAGTGCCTGGTATTAACTCAATGAATATTATTAACATTCTACTGGCAGCAGTGGATGGTCCCAGTATAAAAAGGCTGGCAGCTCTCACCCTGGCAGCTTTGTCATGGTTGCTCACCACTGGACACGACCCAGCTAACGTcattccactgaagtcagtagaaTGGAGTCCTGTTTGTACATTGTGAGTTCTGCTCATTctggatttgtttattttattaagtatATGAAGATATAAACAGTACCCACTTGACAAAGGCATCTCTTTCagctttcaatattttcatctaTTCAGTATTTTCCACCTTGATCATGTTTTACTCCACTTATAAAGCCAACAGGGCAATCATTTCCCTTATGTCCTTGTTCAGGTAAAATACAGAAGGGGGAGAGAGTGTTGATCCATGCCGGAGCTAGCGGCGTTGGTATGGCAGCCATTCAGCTGGCAAAACTGGCAAAAGCTATTCCCATCGTGACAGCAGGAACTCAGGAGAAACTCAAAGCGACAGCAAAcgctggagcagctgcagggttCGACtacaaaaatgaagattttagTGAAAAGGTCTTGGAGTTCACCCAAGGTAAGAACCTCTGAGTGAAAGGCAGAGTTGAGGAAGAGAGTGTACCTCCTAAAGCATATGCACGTCACTCAATTTCAACTGGGACTTGCCACCATCTTTTCAAAGAGACCAATTTTGTAGAGAGGCATGATTCACTTCAAATTTTTCATGTTCCCTTTGGTGCTGAACAGGATGGGAATCCAGTGGTATTAAATCTGCTTTATTATGGATTGGGCctaaaacagattttgacaAGAGAATGCAGAAAATCTTATGCCTTCCTTTTCCCAAAAATAAGTTCCTGGCCAATTTCCATACTGAATTACTAAATCCTGCTCTATTTCAATTCTATGCAATGTTCTTCTCTTCCTGTCCTAAACTCACTTTTCAGTACTGTAGACTACATTTTATCTTGGAAGTGATCTATTTCAGCTGGACTTGCAAAAATCACCTCGCAGGTTAGAATAGCAATTCTGTAATCAGTGGTCAATTTAGCAAGGAGGAAAGATGTCACCTTAATGAAGGAATGGACAGTAAGGATCCTGTTATCCTGTTCAGCCCAAGAATGTAACTTTCCTTAGTTTAATTGGGCTCTGTTTTCTGCATGGGCATGGGCTTCACGTTTATTTGCGGCATAAAAATTGTGCCGATATTATTGTTGCCTCTACAAGGAAGTGTAGCACTTGTATTTGTGTCTGAATATGGGCAAAAAAACTCTTACAGTTCTCttacagttagaaaaaaatagcttttataaGCATTTGAGACAATTTGTGACAGGGTTTGTATCTGTTATCTATAATGATTCATTTTTAGTGCCTGATGCTAGGATTCTTTACAAATCATTGTGCCAATTCCTAATTTCAGCAGAAGGATTTAAATAAGAATTGCAAGATTGATTCTGTACCTACAGAGAATAAGGTTTTAGTTTCACCTGAAATTACCCTACCTTTAGTGCAGCTCAACTAtaattgctgattttttttctgtttctacttgAGGTTCTGGAGTAGATATTATTTTAGATTGTGTTGGTGGCTCTTACTGGGAGAAGAACCTCAACTGTTTGAGTACTGATGGACGGTGGATTATTTATGGACTACTGAGCGGAGGTGATGTCCATGGAGATTTGCTTGCAAGGCTGCTTTCCAAAAGAGGGAGCATTCATACAAGTCTATTAAGATCACGAGACAAGGAGGCAAGTAATAATTATCAACAGTGTATATAGTTTGATCTTAAAATCTGTGGTAGTTCTGAGATCTTTCTTACGATATCAGCACTAAAACAGAATCTAATGCattattaccaaaaaaaaagcgTGACCTTGAACTATCTCTACAAACTTTATAAAACATTGCAAAATTAAgttccattttcccttttctactTGTCTGAGATGCTTCCCTTTTCTAACTACTGCCACAGAGGTATGATACCCAAGACTTTTTAATGTACTTCATGAGTACCATAATTTAAAGGTTTGTtctaagaaacaaaactcaagTGATCAGATGACTCAATCAAGTCTGGGGGAGGGGCAGAGAAAAACCTCCATTAAGTCACCTACAGACACACTTTTCAAAGTCAAGACCAAGTTTGATTCCACGTTA
The Cygnus olor isolate bCygOlo1 chromosome 3, bCygOlo1.pri.v2, whole genome shotgun sequence genome window above contains:
- the TP53I3 gene encoding quinone oxidoreductase PIG3 translates to MLAAHFDCPGGPENLYVKEVMKPHPGEGEVLVKVSASALNRADLLQRRGKYPPPKGASDILGLEAAGSVAGLGPGCKGQWKIGDAVMALLSGGGQAEYVTVPEGYLMPVPNDMTFIEAAAIPEAWLTAFQLLHFVGKIQKGERVLIHAGASGVGMAAIQLAKLAKAIPIVTAGTQEKLKATANAGAAAGFDYKNEDFSEKVLEFTQGSGVDIILDCVGGSYWEKNLNCLSTDGRWIIYGLLSGGDVHGDLLARLLSKRGSIHTSLLRSRDKEYKEKLVKAFTENVLPYFARGASPRLEPFVDSVYPLHEIAEAHRAMEENKNIGKIVIEMPVST